Proteins encoded in a region of the Paenibacillus sp. W2I17 genome:
- a CDS encoding EscU/YscU/HrcU family type III secretion system export apparatus switch protein: protein MKDESSQPDLLSKKAVALKYVPGESEAPVVVAKGRGKVAEAILDKARENGVAVQEDAALVEVLSKLDLDEQIPAELYQLVAEVLTYVYRADRLASGRKEDESW from the coding sequence ATGAAAGACGAGTCGTCACAACCCGATCTGCTCTCCAAAAAGGCAGTTGCCCTAAAATATGTCCCTGGAGAGAGTGAAGCACCTGTTGTTGTAGCCAAGGGGCGTGGCAAAGTGGCAGAAGCCATTTTGGATAAAGCCAGAGAAAATGGCGTGGCTGTTCAGGAGGATGCAGCACTTGTGGAGGTGCTCTCCAAGTTGGATCTGGATGAACAGATTCCAGCAGAACTGTATCAACTGGTCGCAGAGGTTCTAACGTATGTCTATCGTGCAGATCGACTGGCTTCGGGGCGTAAGGAAGATGAGTCATGGTAG
- a CDS encoding MarR family winged helix-turn-helix transcriptional regulator gives MQTDSLKLDNQLCFAIYACSREITKMYQPYLEVLGVTYSQYLVLMVLWEREECTVKEIGEALYLDSGTLTPLLKRLQSAGLINRERSAQDERKVLITLTDSGRELRNKALSIPESIQGDACLNSTEFEALLGQFKGLLEKVHQTNTNAAKK, from the coding sequence ATGCAGACTGACAGTTTGAAGCTGGATAACCAATTATGCTTTGCCATATATGCTTGTTCACGTGAGATTACGAAGATGTACCAGCCTTATCTGGAGGTGCTCGGCGTAACGTATTCACAGTATCTGGTTCTGATGGTATTGTGGGAACGTGAAGAATGTACGGTTAAGGAGATCGGGGAGGCACTCTATCTCGATTCGGGAACGTTGACACCACTTCTCAAACGGTTGCAGTCAGCAGGACTTATTAATCGCGAACGCTCTGCTCAGGATGAACGAAAAGTATTAATTACATTAACCGACTCCGGCCGTGAGCTGCGGAACAAGGCATTGTCCATCCCTGAATCCATTCAGGGAGATGCGTGTTTGAACAGTACAGAGTTTGAAGCTTTGCTGGGTCAGTTCAAAGGGTTGCTGGAGAAAGTTCACCAAACCAACACTAACGCAGCCAAAAAATAA
- the topA gene encoding type I DNA topoisomerase, translated as MADALVIVESPSKAKTIGKYLGSKFIVKASMGHVRDLPKSQIGVEVENDFNPKYITIRGKGSILKELKDARKKVKKVYLAADPDREGEAIAWHLAHALELDDTADCRVVFNEITKQAVKDAFKTPRKINMDLVNAQQARRILDRLVGYKISPLLWKKVKKGLSAGRVQSVAVKIILDRENEIDDFEPEEYWSITAKLTADGNPFEAKFHKLNGAKTELGSEAEVQAILKQIEGADFTIKEVKEKERSRNPSAPFTTSSLQQEAARKLNFRASKTMSVAQQLYEGVDLGKEGTVGLITYMRTDSTRIAASAQEEAKEYIVGKYGEPFAPETPRNYSKKAANAQDAHEAIRPTSILRDPDSIKSFMSRDQFRLYKLVWERFVASQMSSAILDTLSVDIAAGDTIFRAAGSKVRFQGFMKVYVEGNDDGTTDEDRLLPPLKSGDVLEKQEIEPKQHFTQPPPRYTEARLVKTLEELGIGRPSTYAPTLETIQKRGYVAIEEKKFMPTELGELVIEQMEEFFPEILNVEFTANMEGDLDHVEEGSEDWVKVLAEFYESFEKRLEFAEEEMKEIEIEDEVSDEICEKCGKPLVYKLGRFGKFLACSGFPDCRNTKPIIKDIGVTCPKCKEGHVVERRSKKGRIFYGCDKYPECDFVSWDRPSAKPCPSCGSLMIEKRNKKGARLQCTSCDHQEPVDEPDDESAD; from the coding sequence ATGGCGGATGCACTCGTAATCGTGGAGTCGCCCTCAAAGGCGAAGACGATAGGCAAATATTTAGGCAGCAAGTTCATCGTAAAAGCTTCGATGGGGCATGTTCGCGATTTGCCAAAGAGTCAGATCGGCGTTGAGGTAGAGAATGATTTTAATCCGAAATATATTACGATCCGCGGCAAAGGTTCAATCTTGAAAGAACTGAAGGATGCACGGAAGAAAGTGAAAAAAGTGTATCTCGCAGCTGACCCGGATCGCGAAGGTGAGGCTATCGCATGGCATTTGGCCCATGCCCTTGAACTGGACGATACGGCAGATTGCCGGGTAGTATTTAATGAAATTACAAAACAGGCGGTCAAAGATGCGTTCAAAACACCGCGGAAAATCAATATGGATTTGGTTAACGCGCAGCAGGCAAGACGTATTCTGGATCGGCTCGTTGGATATAAAATTAGTCCGTTATTATGGAAGAAAGTGAAAAAAGGTTTGTCTGCAGGCCGGGTTCAGTCCGTGGCTGTTAAAATCATTTTAGATCGTGAAAATGAAATTGATGATTTTGAGCCAGAAGAATACTGGAGCATTACCGCCAAACTGACAGCAGACGGCAATCCGTTTGAAGCCAAGTTTCATAAACTGAACGGGGCCAAAACAGAGCTGGGCAGTGAAGCGGAAGTGCAAGCGATCCTGAAACAGATCGAAGGTGCAGACTTTACGATCAAGGAAGTTAAAGAGAAAGAACGGAGCCGTAACCCCTCCGCCCCGTTTACGACGAGTTCTCTGCAACAGGAAGCGGCGCGTAAATTGAATTTCAGAGCTTCCAAGACGATGTCGGTCGCCCAACAACTATATGAAGGTGTAGACCTTGGAAAAGAAGGCACAGTAGGTCTCATCACGTATATGCGTACGGACTCCACACGAATTGCGGCATCTGCACAAGAAGAAGCCAAAGAATATATCGTTGGTAAGTATGGTGAGCCATTTGCACCTGAGACTCCACGAAACTATTCCAAAAAAGCAGCTAATGCTCAGGATGCGCATGAAGCGATTCGTCCAACTTCAATTTTGCGTGACCCTGACTCAATCAAGTCATTCATGAGTCGCGATCAGTTCCGGTTGTATAAACTGGTATGGGAACGTTTTGTAGCGAGCCAGATGTCTTCGGCTATCCTGGATACACTCTCTGTAGATATTGCTGCGGGGGACACCATTTTCCGTGCAGCAGGTTCGAAGGTACGGTTCCAAGGTTTCATGAAGGTATATGTTGAAGGAAACGACGATGGTACAACCGATGAAGATCGTCTGCTGCCTCCGTTGAAAAGTGGAGATGTGCTTGAGAAGCAGGAGATTGAGCCAAAACAGCATTTTACACAACCGCCACCCCGATATACAGAGGCAAGGTTGGTTAAGACGCTTGAGGAATTGGGTATAGGGCGTCCGAGTACATATGCGCCAACACTGGAGACCATTCAGAAGCGCGGATATGTTGCGATAGAAGAAAAGAAATTCATGCCAACGGAGCTTGGTGAACTGGTCATCGAACAGATGGAAGAGTTTTTCCCGGAAATCCTGAATGTAGAGTTTACCGCAAACATGGAAGGTGATCTTGACCATGTGGAGGAAGGTTCCGAGGATTGGGTCAAAGTACTCGCAGAATTCTATGAATCTTTTGAGAAACGCCTTGAGTTTGCGGAAGAAGAAATGAAAGAAATCGAGATTGAAGACGAAGTATCGGATGAGATCTGTGAGAAGTGCGGCAAACCGCTGGTTTATAAACTCGGACGTTTTGGCAAGTTTCTTGCGTGCTCTGGCTTCCCTGATTGCCGGAATACCAAACCGATTATCAAGGATATCGGCGTGACTTGTCCGAAGTGTAAGGAAGGTCATGTTGTTGAGCGTCGTAGCAAAAAAGGACGTATTTTCTACGGTTGTGACAAATATCCTGAATGTGATTTTGTCTCATGGGACAGACCTTCAGCCAAGCCATGTCCAAGTTGCGGATCGCTAATGATTGAAAAGCGAAACAAAAAGGGAGCACGATTGCAGTGTACTTCATGTGATCATCAGGAGCCGGTGGATGAACCGGATGACGAATCAGCGGATTAG
- a CDS encoding nitroreductase encodes MSKATKTINEVRNAIQNRRTVKKFKKEAVPTQQIIELLDTAVWAPNHKLREPWRFLLFTGNGRKKLAEAIDAEMGEDNKFSPNIMQVPSVMLVVLEEDPRQNIWDEDFAAVSALVQNFMLAAWSEDIGTFWVTKPFLYAPKFRKPLGIEAGEKIVGMIYMGYPDVIPSAKERTPAKDKLTLFE; translated from the coding sequence ATGAGTAAAGCTACGAAAACAATAAATGAAGTCAGAAATGCGATTCAAAACCGTCGTACGGTGAAAAAATTTAAAAAAGAAGCTGTTCCTACACAGCAGATTATAGAATTGCTGGACACCGCAGTCTGGGCTCCTAACCATAAACTGCGTGAACCTTGGAGATTTTTGTTGTTTACCGGAAATGGACGGAAGAAACTGGCGGAGGCTATTGATGCAGAAATGGGAGAAGACAACAAATTCTCACCCAATATTATGCAAGTTCCATCCGTTATGCTTGTCGTGCTGGAAGAAGATCCAAGACAGAATATCTGGGACGAAGACTTTGCTGCGGTCAGTGCATTGGTTCAGAACTTTATGCTTGCAGCCTGGAGTGAAGACATTGGAACGTTCTGGGTGACCAAGCCATTCTTGTACGCTCCCAAATTCCGCAAACCGCTTGGAATAGAGGCGGGAGAGAAAATTGTAGGCATGATTTATATGGGATATCCTGATGTTATTCCTTCTGCCAAAGAACGCACACCAGCTAAGGACAAACTCACTCTTTTTGAATAA
- the sucC gene encoding ADP-forming succinate--CoA ligase subunit beta, translating to MNIHEYQGKEVLKQYGVTVPNGKVAYTVDEAVAAAEALGSPVTVVKAQIHAGGRGKAGGVKVAKSTDEVRAYASEILGKVLVTHQTGPEGKEVKRLLIEEGCDIRKEYYVGVVVDRATGRVVMMASEEGGTEIEEVAEATPEKIFKEIIDPAIGLQVFQARKLAYSIQIPNELVNKAVKFMLALYTAFVEKDCSIAEINPLVVTGDGNVIALDAKLNFDSNALFRHKDILELRDLDEEDEKEIEASKYDLSYIALDGNIGCMVNGAGLAMATMDIIKYYGGDPANFLDVGGGATTEKVTEAFKIILSDAKVAGIFVNIFGGIMRCDVIANGVVEAAKQLGLTKPLVVRLEGTNVELGKRILGESGLNIVPADSMADGAQKIVALVK from the coding sequence ATGAATATCCATGAATATCAAGGAAAAGAAGTACTGAAACAGTATGGAGTTACCGTTCCAAACGGAAAGGTTGCTTATACAGTCGATGAAGCGGTTGCGGCCGCAGAGGCACTGGGCAGTCCGGTGACTGTTGTTAAAGCGCAAATTCACGCAGGTGGCCGGGGTAAAGCCGGCGGCGTAAAAGTGGCGAAGAGTACGGATGAGGTTCGTGCCTATGCTTCCGAAATTCTGGGCAAAGTATTGGTAACACACCAGACTGGACCAGAAGGCAAAGAAGTGAAACGTCTTCTGATTGAAGAAGGATGCGATATCCGCAAAGAGTATTATGTGGGTGTTGTTGTGGACCGTGCCACAGGCCGTGTAGTTATGATGGCTTCCGAAGAGGGCGGTACTGAGATTGAAGAAGTAGCTGAAGCTACACCTGAGAAAATTTTCAAAGAAATTATTGACCCTGCTATTGGATTGCAAGTGTTCCAGGCGCGTAAACTGGCTTACAGCATTCAGATTCCGAATGAACTGGTGAACAAAGCCGTTAAGTTCATGCTCGCGCTGTACACTGCATTTGTCGAAAAAGATTGCTCTATTGCCGAGATCAATCCTCTCGTTGTTACCGGAGATGGAAACGTTATCGCGCTAGATGCAAAATTGAACTTTGACTCCAACGCCCTGTTCCGTCACAAAGACATTTTGGAACTGCGTGACCTGGATGAAGAGGATGAAAAAGAAATCGAAGCTTCCAAATACGACCTCAGCTACATAGCACTTGATGGCAACATCGGCTGTATGGTCAATGGTGCGGGACTTGCGATGGCAACGATGGACATTATCAAATACTACGGTGGAGACCCGGCCAACTTCCTTGACGTTGGGGGCGGTGCGACAACGGAGAAGGTGACTGAAGCATTTAAGATCATCTTATCCGATGCCAAAGTAGCTGGGATCTTTGTTAACATTTTCGGTGGCATCATGCGCTGTGATGTTATTGCCAATGGTGTTGTTGAAGCCGCGAAGCAGCTTGGCCTGACCAAACCGCTGGTTGTTCGTCTTGAAGGAACTAACGTGGAGCTTGGCAAACGTATTCTGGGTGAATCTGGCCTGAATATCGTTCCTGCTGATTCCATGGCCGATGGTGCACAGAAAATTGTTGCCCTCGTAAAATAA
- a CDS encoding YraN family protein — protein sequence MVEHRSGKGPGLKLTRQQKGRLGEEAACQWLREHDYRIIRQNWRCRSGEIDIIASCEGLIVFVEVRSRSGAAQYGTPQESVDMR from the coding sequence ATGGTAGAACATAGATCAGGCAAGGGTCCGGGACTGAAGCTTACACGACAGCAGAAGGGCCGATTAGGTGAAGAAGCTGCCTGTCAATGGTTGCGAGAGCACGATTATCGGATCATTAGACAGAACTGGCGTTGCCGTAGCGGTGAGATTGACATCATTGCTTCCTGCGAGGGCCTGATTGTCTTTGTGGAAGTAAGAAGCAGAAGTGGAGCCGCTCAGTACGGTACACCTCAGGAATCGGTTGATATGCGTTAA
- a CDS encoding carboxypeptidase-like regulatory domain-containing protein codes for MQTSIKWVIRLSTLSLCFILFGIMYSGVSYAADPSTQAKISGKVTDLEGFPIQDATIKYSLRYQGEETEKSVKTDGTGSYSILESVQDYTEISFIIEAEGYVTDRHRNTYYLSEGEQILVNFELYEPSTIVGSVTDQTGNPIPDALVKVTGALDRPVKTDQQGRYAVTGLDFDYNPNIAIWVDSADYMLYEQDRLNVQAGKTLIVDVVLTEAAHVRGKVVDEAGNPVSGAKVNAGGSATTTTDAQGNYFIKRVPTGTRTITGEAAGYLKSTQNVALVQGDHNTFNIVLKKDADITPPVTKYRLVPITDTVNGKVYIKGFTFRLQATDEVKGSGVKTTQYRINGGAWNTYEGPVKFYAPDVKVVEYYSTDVAGNQEKYNKMDFINGTFEGAGSY; via the coding sequence ATGCAGACAAGTATCAAATGGGTAATTCGACTAAGTACACTATCTTTATGTTTCATTTTGTTTGGAATCATGTATTCCGGAGTTTCTTATGCAGCCGATCCGTCTACACAGGCAAAAATATCAGGTAAAGTTACTGATCTTGAAGGGTTTCCTATCCAGGATGCAACCATCAAGTATTCCCTTAGATATCAAGGGGAAGAAACTGAAAAAAGCGTAAAGACAGATGGTACTGGAAGTTATTCTATACTTGAGTCTGTCCAGGATTATACGGAAATTAGTTTTATAATTGAAGCAGAGGGCTATGTGACAGACAGGCACCGTAATACCTACTATTTGTCAGAAGGGGAACAGATTCTGGTTAATTTCGAGCTATATGAACCTTCTACGATTGTAGGGTCTGTAACCGATCAAACAGGCAATCCGATTCCAGATGCCCTGGTCAAAGTAACAGGAGCCTTGGATCGCCCGGTTAAAACAGATCAGCAAGGTCGGTATGCCGTTACTGGGCTTGATTTTGACTACAATCCAAACATTGCGATCTGGGTAGATTCTGCGGATTATATGCTTTATGAACAGGATCGTTTGAATGTTCAGGCTGGAAAAACCTTAATCGTAGATGTTGTTTTGACAGAAGCTGCACATGTGCGGGGGAAAGTCGTAGATGAGGCGGGCAATCCAGTAAGTGGAGCTAAAGTTAATGCCGGAGGCTCGGCAACAACAACAACGGATGCTCAAGGAAATTATTTCATAAAGCGCGTGCCAACAGGCACCAGAACAATAACGGGGGAAGCAGCAGGGTACTTAAAATCGACTCAGAACGTTGCCCTCGTACAAGGAGACCATAATACGTTTAATATCGTACTTAAGAAAGATGCAGATATTACACCTCCAGTAACCAAGTACAGATTAGTTCCTATTACAGATACTGTGAACGGGAAGGTATACATCAAAGGATTTACATTCAGACTTCAGGCAACGGATGAAGTCAAAGGTTCGGGCGTAAAAACAACGCAATATCGAATCAATGGGGGAGCATGGAATACGTATGAAGGACCCGTCAAGTTTTATGCTCCCGATGTCAAGGTGGTAGAGTACTACAGCACAGATGTTGCAGGTAACCAGGAGAAGTACAACAAAATGGATTTTATTAATGGCACATTTGAAGGCGCAGGTTCATATTGA
- the dprA gene encoding DNA-processing protein DprA, which produces MEERWILFGLHEMEGIGKKTISKLILGQHALTDLLNYGESDWVAAGLRKDQAARLTSQFNIDWIESKREHVYNQGIEVITYLDQNYPILMKETVQPPWVMYARGDVSLLHNSSIAMVGTRMPTVYGRKVGEKLAEQLCNAGLTIVSGLARGIDSVCHEAVLRAKGKTIAVFGTGIDNIYPPENTSLAERIAETGLLLSEYPPGTRARQGLFPERNRIIAGLTLGTLVVEADIRSGSLITADAALEAGRDVFAVPGPITSPKSRGAHNLIRQGAKLVTCAADVLEEYRLGLPNAEQLPYNRGRSTETTEPSGRGIFAEVKLSPDEQRVIYLLEQGEQSLDQLVELLGWDFGHLHSVLLSLIIKKQISQIPGTKYARV; this is translated from the coding sequence ATGGAAGAAAGATGGATCTTGTTTGGGTTGCATGAGATGGAGGGTATTGGTAAAAAAACAATCTCGAAACTGATTCTGGGACAACATGCATTAACCGATCTATTGAATTATGGGGAAAGCGACTGGGTCGCAGCAGGCTTGCGCAAAGATCAGGCTGCACGTTTGACTAGCCAATTTAATATCGACTGGATTGAGAGTAAAAGAGAACACGTTTACAATCAGGGAATAGAGGTTATTACTTATCTGGATCAGAATTATCCCATATTAATGAAGGAAACCGTTCAGCCTCCCTGGGTAATGTATGCTCGAGGGGATGTTAGTTTGCTACACAATTCGTCTATTGCCATGGTGGGAACTCGTATGCCAACCGTGTATGGGCGCAAAGTTGGAGAAAAGCTGGCAGAGCAACTATGCAATGCAGGACTGACGATTGTAAGCGGGCTTGCCCGTGGTATTGATAGCGTATGTCATGAGGCAGTACTACGTGCTAAAGGAAAAACCATTGCAGTATTCGGAACAGGGATTGATAATATATACCCACCCGAAAATACAAGCCTCGCTGAACGAATCGCGGAGACGGGGCTGCTGTTGTCGGAATATCCACCAGGTACAAGAGCGCGCCAGGGATTATTTCCGGAACGGAATCGAATCATTGCCGGTCTGACACTGGGAACATTGGTTGTTGAGGCTGACATTCGCAGTGGTTCACTCATTACAGCAGATGCTGCGCTTGAAGCAGGCAGGGATGTATTTGCAGTCCCTGGACCTATTACATCGCCGAAAAGTCGGGGAGCACACAATCTTATCCGTCAAGGGGCCAAATTGGTCACTTGTGCAGCAGATGTATTGGAAGAGTATCGATTGGGCTTGCCAAATGCAGAACAACTTCCTTACAATAGAGGACGTTCGACCGAAACAACCGAGCCTTCCGGGCGAGGGATATTCGCTGAAGTTAAGCTCTCTCCAGATGAACAACGCGTAATTTATCTGTTGGAACAGGGAGAACAATCATTGGATCAACTGGTTGAGCTGCTTGGTTGGGATTTTGGACATTTGCATTCAGTTCTGTTATCTTTAATCATAAAAAAGCAGATTAGCCAAATACCAGGCACTAAATACGCGAGGGTATGA
- the sucD gene encoding succinate--CoA ligase subunit alpha, whose product MSILIDKNTKVITQGITGSTGMFHTKGALDYGTQMVGGVTPGKGGTNVDITLEDGTVASLPVFNTVQEAKEATGATASVIYVPPAFAADSIMEAVDAELDLVICITEGIPVLDMIKVDRFMEGKNTVLIGPNCPGVITPGECKIGIMPGYIHMAGHVGVVSRSGTLTYEAVHQLTTRGIGQSSAVGIGGDPVKGSEFIDILKRFNEDPQTHAVIMIGEIGGTAEEDAADWVRENMTKPVVGFIGGVTAPPGKRMGHAGAIISGGKGTAKEKIAKLESCGIKVAPTPAEMGSTLVSVLEERGILNLCTTH is encoded by the coding sequence GTGAGTATTTTGATCGATAAAAATACAAAAGTCATTACGCAAGGCATTACGGGTTCAACGGGAATGTTCCACACGAAGGGCGCATTGGACTACGGAACCCAGATGGTAGGCGGAGTTACACCGGGTAAAGGCGGAACTAATGTGGATATCACGTTGGAAGATGGTACAGTAGCTAGTCTGCCGGTGTTCAACACTGTGCAGGAAGCGAAGGAAGCTACAGGCGCAACAGCGAGCGTCATTTACGTTCCTCCTGCATTTGCAGCAGATTCCATTATGGAAGCTGTTGATGCTGAGCTGGACCTCGTAATCTGTATTACAGAAGGTATTCCGGTTCTTGACATGATCAAGGTTGACCGCTTCATGGAAGGTAAAAATACCGTCCTGATCGGACCAAACTGTCCAGGTGTCATTACACCAGGCGAATGTAAAATCGGTATCATGCCTGGTTATATCCATATGGCAGGACACGTAGGCGTTGTTTCCCGTAGTGGAACACTTACCTATGAAGCCGTTCATCAACTGACGACACGTGGCATTGGACAATCTTCTGCTGTAGGAATCGGGGGAGACCCTGTAAAAGGCTCCGAGTTCATTGATATCCTCAAACGGTTCAATGAAGATCCACAGACTCATGCGGTCATCATGATTGGTGAGATTGGTGGTACAGCTGAAGAGGATGCTGCAGATTGGGTACGTGAAAACATGACCAAACCGGTTGTTGGCTTTATCGGTGGCGTAACAGCGCCTCCAGGCAAACGGATGGGCCATGCTGGCGCTATTATCTCTGGCGGTAAAGGTACAGCCAAAGAGAAAATTGCGAAGCTGGAATCATGTGGAATCAAAGTAGCACCAACTCCTGCTGAGATGGGTTCGACTTTGGTGAGTGTACTTGAGGAACGCGGTATTTTGAATTTGTGCACGACACATTAA
- a CDS encoding YifB family Mg chelatase-like AAA ATPase, translating into MYGKLHSACLYGIDGVLIEVETDLSNGLPQTSIIGLPDSAIREAVERVRAAIKNCGYQYPLQRITINLAPADLRKEGSSFDLAIAIGLLMTSGQLVLPPQERTLVVGELALDGSIRSVPGILSMVDLAKRQGFTSVLLPLDNVEEASLIRGIQVFGIRHLQDIAPKNPDQPASSTGIPNNSNAGPVVLKNYAHLAAPITDKTHKMADRKPRQTPLFADDYSDVLGQHHVKRALMIAAAGMHNILLVGPPGTGKTMLIKRLPSILPPLSEDEALEVTKVLSAAGKLKEAPQGLIADRPFRSPHHTISTSGLIGGGGIPKPGEVSLAHRGILFLDELPEFQRQVLEVLRQPLEDRTVTISRARAAFTFPAQFMLACSMNPCPCGYLSAHSEEQRCICSPARVAAYRAKISGPLLDRIDLQVEVPPPGEWRKSAASPSSEEMQAKVIHAHQIQATRYAKSSVRWNSQLSGTLLRRTIHLPQEAEQLLEQTLQTLNLSMRAHDRIIKMAQTIADLDHEGEIVTAHVAEAIQYRQLDLNLF; encoded by the coding sequence ATGTACGGAAAATTACACAGTGCGTGTTTGTACGGAATCGATGGCGTTCTGATCGAGGTGGAAACCGATTTATCCAATGGTCTGCCACAGACATCAATCATCGGTTTACCGGATTCAGCCATTCGTGAGGCCGTTGAACGTGTCCGTGCAGCGATTAAAAACTGCGGATATCAGTATCCTTTACAGCGGATCACAATCAATCTGGCCCCCGCTGATCTGCGAAAGGAAGGATCTTCGTTTGATCTAGCCATTGCTATTGGTTTACTTATGACAAGCGGCCAGCTTGTACTGCCTCCCCAGGAACGGACACTAGTGGTTGGCGAACTGGCGTTGGACGGTTCGATCAGGTCCGTGCCGGGCATTTTATCCATGGTGGATCTGGCCAAACGACAAGGCTTTACGTCCGTGCTCCTGCCTTTGGATAACGTGGAGGAAGCGTCACTGATTCGAGGTATCCAAGTGTTTGGCATTCGTCATTTACAAGATATTGCTCCGAAAAACCCAGATCAACCCGCTAGTTCAACGGGAATACCAAATAATTCGAATGCAGGACCAGTCGTGTTGAAAAATTATGCACACCTCGCTGCTCCTATAACTGATAAGACTCATAAGATGGCGGATAGGAAGCCGAGACAAACACCATTATTTGCAGACGACTATAGCGATGTTCTGGGGCAGCATCATGTAAAACGCGCGCTTATGATTGCTGCAGCCGGCATGCATAATATACTGCTCGTTGGACCGCCAGGCACGGGCAAAACGATGTTAATCAAACGTCTGCCCTCCATCCTTCCTCCTTTGTCAGAAGATGAAGCGTTGGAAGTCACCAAAGTATTAAGTGCCGCAGGCAAATTGAAAGAAGCGCCTCAAGGCCTGATTGCAGACAGACCTTTTCGCTCCCCTCACCACACAATATCCACCTCTGGTCTGATTGGAGGCGGTGGTATCCCAAAACCTGGTGAAGTGAGCCTTGCCCACCGTGGCATATTGTTTCTGGATGAATTACCTGAATTCCAGCGTCAAGTGCTGGAGGTATTAAGGCAGCCGTTAGAGGATCGCACAGTGACAATTAGTCGGGCACGGGCTGCATTCACCTTTCCGGCCCAGTTCATGCTTGCATGTTCCATGAATCCCTGTCCCTGCGGATATTTGTCCGCTCATTCGGAGGAGCAACGCTGCATATGTAGTCCAGCCCGTGTTGCCGCATACCGAGCTAAGATTTCAGGACCACTGCTGGACCGCATTGATCTTCAGGTTGAGGTTCCTCCACCAGGCGAGTGGCGCAAGTCTGCTGCTTCCCCTTCCTCTGAAGAAATGCAGGCAAAAGTGATCCACGCTCATCAAATTCAGGCTACACGTTATGCCAAAAGTTCGGTTCGTTGGAATAGCCAGCTTTCGGGCACACTTTTGCGACGAACGATCCATCTACCCCAAGAGGCAGAGCAACTTTTAGAGCAAACCTTGCAAACGTTGAACCTGAGCATGCGTGCACATGATCGGATTATCAAGATGGCACAGACAATTGCCGATCTGGACCATGAAGGTGAAATTGTGACAGCTCATGTGGCTGAAGCCATCCAGTATCGTCAATTGGATCTTAATTTATTTTGA
- a CDS encoding paeninodin family lasso peptide, whose translation MKELHNASNNTVKQVWECPRMEVLDISETMNGGQGIWQYVWDGEFWKLELMVS comes from the coding sequence ATGAAAGAGCTTCATAATGCTTCGAACAACACAGTAAAACAAGTATGGGAGTGCCCTCGGATGGAAGTGCTGGATATCAGCGAGACCATGAACGGTGGCCAGGGGATTTGGCAATATGTTTGGGACGGAGAATTCTGGAAGCTTGAACTTATGGTCAGTTAA